A stretch of Brassica napus cultivar Da-Ae chromosome C6, Da-Ae, whole genome shotgun sequence DNA encodes these proteins:
- the LOC106389950 gene encoding 60S ribosomal protein L9-1, translating to MKTILSSETMDIPESVSIKVHAKVIEVEGPRGKLVRDFKHLNLDFQLIKDAETGKRKLKIDSWFGSRKSSASIRTALSHVDNLITGVTRGFRYKMRFVYAHFPINASIGGDSKSIEIRNFLGEKKVRKVEMLDGVTIVRSEKVKDEIVLDGNDIELVSRSCALINQKCHVKKKDIRKFLDGIYVSEKSKIVEEE from the exons atgaagacgatCCTTTCTTCCGAGACGATGGACATCCCCGAGAGCGTCAGCATCAAGGTTCACGCTAAGGTGATCGAAGTCGAAGGACCCCGCGGCAAGCTCGTTCGCGACTTCAAGCATCTCAACCTCGATTTCCAGCTCATCAAGGACGCCGAGACTGGGAAGAGGAAGCTCAAGATCGACTCGTGGTTCGGATCTCGCAAATCAAGTGCATCCATCAGAACCGCTCTTAGCCACGTCGATAACCTCATCACCGGTGTGACCAGAGGTTTCAGGTACAAGATGAGGTTCGTGTATGCTCATTTTCCCATCAACGCTTCCATCGGCGGTGACAGCAAGTCCATTGAGATCCGTAACTTCCTTGGGGAGAAGAAG GTGAGGAAGGTAGAGATGTTGGATGGTGTAACCATTGTTCGGTCTGAGAAAGTTAAGGATGAGATTGTTCTTGACGGAAATGACATCGAGCTTGTCTCAAGGTCATGCGCCCTAATCAACCAG AAATGTCACGTGAAGAAGAAGGATATCAGGAAGTTCCTCGACGGTATCTATGTTAGCGAGAAGAGCAAGATTGTTGAAGAGGAATAG